In a single window of the Thermus tengchongensis genome:
- the trxA gene encoding thioredoxin — protein MAKPIEVTDANFDQTLGGHPLVLVDFWAEWCAPCRMIAPILEELAREYEGKLLVAKLDVDENPKTAMRFRVMSIPTVILFKNGQPVEVLVGAQPKRNFEAKIQKHLPPSA, from the coding sequence ATGGCGAAGCCCATAGAGGTTACCGACGCCAACTTTGACCAGACCTTAGGCGGACACCCCCTGGTCCTGGTGGACTTCTGGGCGGAGTGGTGCGCTCCTTGCCGCATGATCGCTCCCATCCTCGAGGAGCTGGCTAGGGAGTACGAGGGGAAGCTCTTGGTGGCCAAGCTGGACGTGGACGAAAACCCCAAGACGGCCATGCGCTTTAGGGTCATGAGCATCCCCACGGTGATCCTCTTCAAAAACGGCCAGCCGGTGGAGGTCCTGGTGGGGGCCCAGCCCAAGCGCAATTTTGAGGCCAAAATCCAA
- a CDS encoding RNA-binding protein S1, translating to MELEAGSVVEGRVVRVTDFGAFVELPGGEQGLVHISQIAHEFVRNVRDFLNEGDIVQVMVKGRDAKGRLDLSIKDLTPAPEGAPPPRPRRLPKQSPEFENKLKSFLRGTGGFGGKGGKKGGRRKR from the coding sequence GTGGAGCTAGAAGCTGGAAGCGTTGTAGAGGGTCGGGTGGTGCGGGTTACGGATTTTGGCGCCTTTGTGGAGCTCCCGGGGGGCGAGCAGGGGCTGGTGCATATCTCCCAGATCGCCCACGAGTTCGTGAGGAACGTGCGGGACTTCCTCAATGAGGGGGACATCGTCCAGGTGATGGTGAAGGGACGGGATGCCAAGGGCCGTCTGGACCTTTCCATCAAGGACCTTACCCCCGCCCCGGAAGGGGCTCCGCCCCCCAGGCCCCGGCGCCTGCCCAAGCAGTCCCCGGAGTTTGAGAACAAGCTCAAAAGCTTCCTCCGGGGTACCGGGGGCTTTGGCGGCAAGGGGGGCAAGAAGGGCGGTAGGAGGAAGCGCTAG
- the folK gene encoding 2-amino-4-hydroxy-6-hydroxymethyldihydropteridine diphosphokinase, protein MLAYVGLGSNLGDRAGYLLQALSLLSRLPETRLLRLSPVYETDPVGPPQPPYLNLVAEVDTGLPPQRLLEALLEIERALGRERKERWGPRTIDLDLLLYGDWVLEEEGLEVPHPRLHQRAFVLVPLADLIPEGRHPVLGRTFAELLALLDRKGVRPFVL, encoded by the coding sequence GTGCTGGCCTATGTGGGCTTGGGTTCCAACCTGGGGGACCGGGCGGGCTATCTTTTACAGGCCCTTTCCCTCCTTTCCCGGCTCCCCGAGACCCGGCTTCTGCGGCTTTCCCCCGTGTACGAAACCGATCCCGTGGGCCCGCCCCAGCCTCCTTACCTGAACCTGGTGGCGGAGGTGGACACAGGGCTTCCTCCCCAGCGCCTCTTGGAGGCCCTCCTCGAGATCGAGCGGGCTTTGGGGCGGGAGCGTAAGGAGCGCTGGGGGCCTCGGACCATTGACCTGGACCTCCTTCTCTATGGGGACTGGGTCCTGGAGGAGGAGGGCCTCGAGGTGCCCCATCCCCGGCTCCACCAGCGGGCCTTCGTCCTGGTGCCCCTGGCCGACCTCATCCCGGAGGGGCGCCACCCGGTGCTCGGGCGCACCTTTGCTGAGCTCCTCGCCCTCCTGGACCGCAAGGGGGTGCGGCCCTTTGTGCTATAG